One genomic region from Granulimonas faecalis encodes:
- a CDS encoding ABC transporter permease, with protein MSRFRFTKFGKRYRDKALGIVIPVVAILLAFVVGAIVILCLGKNPVEGYALLFSGALGNPGRVAQSLMSACPLIFTSLAVAFAYKCGVFNLGGEGQFIMGATVTMMVLQVTGAQGVPGVLLGILVGIVAGGVWGLLPGVMKITRGLNELITTIMLNYVATLFMNYIYSGPFHDPDSGNLQTPAVADSVNLIRVDRMHFGVIIAILMAVVVWYVIYKTSFGFKIRAVGINPTAARVAGFPVKRLVLLSFVISGAIAGFGGSVDLLGRQYRLMTGFGSGFGFSGVAIALIAQLNPIGSMVVALFFGMLTTGASSMQVGIMVPSAILDIIRALIIIFAVSGMALMKLPTFKNLLNRRPMDQEGLVPPAAGDQKVEVSE; from the coding sequence GTGAGTAGATTCAGATTCACCAAGTTCGGCAAGCGCTACCGCGACAAGGCCCTCGGCATCGTCATCCCCGTCGTGGCCATCCTCCTGGCCTTCGTGGTGGGCGCGATCGTCATCCTGTGCCTCGGCAAGAACCCCGTGGAGGGCTACGCCCTGCTCTTCTCCGGCGCCCTTGGCAACCCCGGGCGCGTGGCCCAGTCGCTCATGAGCGCGTGCCCGCTCATCTTCACGTCGCTCGCCGTGGCGTTCGCTTACAAGTGCGGCGTCTTCAACCTCGGCGGCGAGGGCCAGTTCATCATGGGCGCCACGGTGACCATGATGGTGCTGCAGGTCACGGGCGCCCAGGGTGTGCCCGGCGTCCTGCTCGGCATCCTCGTGGGCATCGTCGCCGGCGGCGTCTGGGGCCTCCTGCCCGGCGTCATGAAGATCACCCGCGGCCTCAACGAACTCATCACCACGATCATGCTCAACTACGTGGCCACGTTGTTCATGAACTACATCTACTCGGGTCCGTTCCACGACCCCGACTCCGGCAACCTCCAGACGCCCGCCGTGGCCGACAGCGTGAACCTCATCCGCGTCGACCGCATGCACTTCGGCGTCATCATCGCCATCCTCATGGCGGTCGTGGTCTGGTACGTCATCTACAAGACGAGCTTCGGTTTCAAGATCCGCGCCGTGGGCATCAACCCCACCGCCGCGCGGGTCGCGGGCTTCCCCGTCAAGCGCCTCGTGCTCCTCTCGTTCGTGATCTCGGGCGCCATCGCCGGCTTCGGCGGCTCCGTCGACCTCCTCGGGCGCCAGTACCGCCTCATGACGGGCTTCGGCTCGGGCTTCGGGTTCTCGGGCGTGGCCATCGCGCTCATCGCCCAGCTCAACCCGATCGGCTCCATGGTGGTAGCCCTGTTCTTCGGCATGCTCACCACCGGCGCCTCCTCCATGCAGGTGGGCATCATGGTCCCGTCCGCCATCCTCGACATCATCCGCGCCCTCATCATCATCTTCGCGGTGTCCGGCATGGCCCTCATGAAGCTCCCCACCTTCAAGAACCTGCTCAACCGTCGCCCCATGGATCAGGAGGGCCTCGTGCCCCCGGCCGCCGGTGACCAGAAAGTGGAGGTGAGCGAGTAA
- a CDS encoding ABC transporter permease, with protein sequence MEAFLSSMPDVLATTIRMTVPLLFVALGELFSERAGLVNIGLDGLMTIGAFTGFVVGYQTGNLWLGVLCGAVAGIAVNMVYAFCTVSLRVDQTVTGMAINILAPGIATFAYKVIFGDGSTLVQGTTMDKLAVPGLSAIPFVGDILFNQTILAYLAYIAVPLCWFYFARTRGGLNFRSVGENPQAAETLGIDAIRTKYLASVVCGALAGIGGAFLTLCYTSTYATGVVAGRGFIALAAVIFGRWSSVGILGATLLFGFFDAVQIALQVSAPVVPYQFFAMIPYVFTIVALFFFNAQKGGPKANGKPYFREER encoded by the coding sequence ATGGAAGCCTTCCTCAGCTCCATGCCCGACGTGCTGGCCACGACCATCCGCATGACGGTACCGCTGCTCTTCGTGGCCCTGGGCGAGCTCTTCTCGGAGCGCGCCGGCCTCGTGAACATCGGCCTCGACGGCCTCATGACCATCGGCGCCTTCACCGGCTTCGTGGTGGGCTACCAGACCGGCAACCTCTGGCTCGGTGTCCTGTGCGGCGCGGTGGCCGGCATAGCCGTGAACATGGTCTACGCCTTCTGCACCGTCTCGCTGCGCGTGGACCAGACGGTGACCGGCATGGCCATCAACATCCTCGCGCCCGGCATAGCCACCTTCGCCTACAAGGTCATCTTCGGCGACGGGTCCACCCTCGTCCAGGGCACCACCATGGACAAGCTGGCCGTCCCCGGCCTCTCGGCCATCCCGTTCGTGGGCGACATCCTGTTCAACCAGACGATCCTCGCCTATCTGGCCTACATCGCCGTGCCCCTCTGCTGGTTCTACTTCGCCCGCACCCGTGGCGGCCTCAACTTCCGCTCCGTGGGCGAGAACCCCCAGGCGGCCGAGACCCTGGGCATCGACGCCATCAGGACCAAGTACCTCGCCTCGGTGGTCTGCGGCGCCCTCGCCGGCATCGGCGGCGCCTTCCTCACCCTCTGCTACACGAGCACCTATGCCACCGGCGTGGTGGCAGGCCGCGGCTTCATCGCCCTCGCGGCCGTGATCTTCGGCCGCTGGAGCTCGGTGGGCATCCTCGGCGCCACGCTGCTCTTCGGCTTCTTCGACGCCGTGCAGATCGCCCTGCAGGTGTCCGCCCCTGTGGTCCCGTACCAGTTCTTCGCCATGATCCCCTATGTGTTCACCATCGTCGCCCTGTTCTTCTTCAACGCCCAGAAGGGCGGGCCAAAGGCCAACGGAAAGCCCTACTTCCGAGAGGAACGCTGA
- a CDS encoding BMP family protein has protein sequence MKNVKKWLGLFMCGLLAVVCVAGLSACGGSGDSGSGDSGTEGGGSGKKVAMILDGPVNDGGWGASCYDAMVQAAKDHGWETAYTENVAQADWTTTMQDYVDQGYDLVIAPGNQYTASVEDCAKSNPDAKFCIFNDEVSDYDNIECTMPDTVQIGQIAGIMAGLTSKTNNIGFIGAMELDTTLNKIKGYTEAAQKINPDIKVTTAYSNSFSDAAKGKELATTMINSNNVDVMFGDASIVDTGAREALKEAGAGHFDIGQPGDITDTDPELILVSVVTDNVKMTNEVMDDVESGSFGKKTIKGDLSNGGVYAGAVSDKIVDADTKAKFEEYVAQLKDGKF, from the coding sequence ATGAAGAACGTCAAGAAGTGGCTCGGGCTGTTCATGTGCGGCCTGCTCGCCGTGGTCTGCGTGGCCGGCCTCAGCGCCTGCGGCGGTTCCGGCGACTCGGGTTCCGGCGACTCGGGCACCGAGGGCGGCGGCTCCGGCAAGAAGGTCGCCATGATCCTCGACGGCCCCGTGAATGACGGCGGCTGGGGCGCCTCCTGCTACGACGCCATGGTCCAGGCTGCCAAGGACCACGGTTGGGAGACCGCCTATACCGAGAACGTCGCCCAAGCCGACTGGACCACCACCATGCAGGACTACGTCGACCAGGGCTACGACCTGGTCATCGCCCCGGGCAACCAGTACACCGCCTCCGTGGAGGACTGCGCCAAGTCCAACCCCGACGCCAAGTTCTGCATCTTCAACGACGAGGTGAGCGACTACGACAACATCGAGTGCACCATGCCCGACACCGTGCAGATCGGCCAGATCGCCGGCATCATGGCGGGCCTGACCTCCAAGACCAACAACATCGGCTTCATCGGCGCCATGGAGCTCGACACCACCCTCAACAAGATCAAGGGCTACACCGAGGCCGCCCAGAAGATCAACCCCGACATCAAGGTGACCACCGCCTACTCCAACAGCTTCTCCGACGCCGCCAAGGGCAAGGAGCTGGCCACCACCATGATCAACTCCAACAACGTCGACGTCATGTTCGGTGACGCCTCCATCGTCGACACCGGCGCCCGCGAGGCCCTCAAGGAGGCCGGTGCCGGCCACTTCGACATCGGCCAGCCCGGCGACATCACCGACACCGACCCCGAGCTCATCCTGGTCTCCGTGGTCACCGACAACGTGAAGATGACCAACGAGGTGATGGACGACGTGGAGAGCGGCTCCTTCGGCAAGAAGACCATCAAGGGCGACCTGTCCAACGGCGGCGTCTACGCCGGCGCCGTGTCCGACAAGATCGTCGACGCCGACACCAAGGCCAAGTTCGAGGAGTACGTGGCCCAGCTCAAGGACGGCAAGTTCTAA
- the dpaL gene encoding diaminopropionate ammonia-lyase, with the protein MQLPEMKWVLNKCPKSEDSNLPVMSLENVAAARAFHQGFPQYSVTPLADLDAMAGRLGLGGLYVKDESYRFGLNAFKVLGGSFAMARYIAQQTGRDIADTTFDYLTGDDLQKDFGQATFFTATDGNHGRGVAWAANRLGQKAVVHMPKGSTQTRLENIAKEGAEVTIEELNYDDCVRLAAKEADETEHGVIVQDTAWDGYEEIPSWIMQGYGTMSSEAAEQLRALEVNRPTHVFVQAGVGSLASSVVGYFANLFPGCPPTFVVMEAGAADCLYQSAKAADGEPRIVGGDLETIMAGLACGEPNTIGWDILRNHVTAFVSCPDWVSAKGMRMLAAPLAGDPAVTSGESGAVGMGVVSTIMEDPDYADLKEALGLDGSSRVLLFSTEGDTDPVRYREVVWGGAYPTEDIER; encoded by the coding sequence ATGCAGCTGCCAGAGATGAAATGGGTCCTCAACAAGTGCCCCAAGAGCGAGGACTCCAACCTTCCCGTCATGTCCCTGGAGAACGTGGCCGCAGCCCGTGCCTTTCACCAGGGCTTCCCGCAGTACTCGGTGACCCCCCTCGCCGACCTCGATGCCATGGCCGGGCGCCTCGGCCTCGGCGGCCTCTACGTCAAGGACGAGAGCTACCGCTTCGGCCTCAACGCCTTCAAGGTCCTCGGCGGCTCCTTCGCCATGGCCCGCTACATCGCGCAGCAGACCGGCCGCGACATCGCCGACACCACCTTCGACTACCTCACCGGAGACGACCTGCAGAAGGACTTCGGTCAGGCCACCTTCTTCACCGCCACCGACGGCAACCACGGCCGCGGCGTGGCCTGGGCCGCCAACCGTCTCGGCCAGAAGGCCGTCGTGCACATGCCCAAGGGCTCCACGCAGACCCGCCTCGAGAACATCGCCAAGGAGGGTGCCGAGGTCACCATCGAGGAGCTCAACTACGACGACTGCGTGCGCCTGGCCGCCAAGGAGGCCGACGAGACCGAGCACGGCGTCATCGTCCAGGACACCGCCTGGGACGGCTACGAGGAGATTCCCTCCTGGATCATGCAGGGCTACGGCACCATGAGCTCCGAGGCCGCCGAGCAGCTCCGCGCCCTCGAGGTCAACCGTCCCACCCACGTGTTCGTCCAGGCCGGCGTGGGCTCGCTCGCCAGCTCCGTCGTGGGCTACTTCGCCAACCTGTTCCCCGGCTGCCCGCCCACGTTCGTGGTCATGGAGGCCGGCGCCGCCGACTGCCTGTACCAGAGCGCCAAGGCCGCCGACGGCGAGCCGCGCATCGTGGGCGGGGACCTTGAGACCATCATGGCCGGCCTTGCCTGCGGCGAGCCCAACACCATCGGCTGGGACATCCTGCGCAACCACGTCACCGCCTTCGTCAGCTGCCCCGACTGGGTGAGCGCCAAGGGCATGCGCATGCTCGCCGCGCCCCTGGCCGGCGACCCGGCCGTCACGTCCGGCGAGTCCGGCGCCGTGGGCATGGGCGTGGTCTCCACCATCATGGAGGACCCCGACTACGCCGACCTCAAGGAGGCCCTGGGCCTCGACGGCAGCTCCCGCGTGCTGCTCTTCTCCACCGAGGGCGACACCGACCCCGTCCGCTACCGCGAGGTGGTCTGGGGCGGCGCCTACCCGACCGAGGACATCGAGCGGTAG
- a CDS encoding YgeY family selenium metabolism-linked hydrolase → MNKELDYQKIKDAAEAYRPQMTAFLRAMISKPSESCEEGEVVAVIKAEMEKLGFDEVKVDGLGNVMGFMGDGDKIIALDGHIDTVGIGNIDNWNADPYEGYETDDVIYGRGGSDQEGGVCSATYAAKIMKDLGLIPEGYKIMVVGTVQEEDCDGMCWQYIYNKDGIKPEFVISTEPTDGGIYRGHRGRMEIRVDVKGVSCHGSAPERGDNAIYKMADIIADVRDLNNNGCDESTEIRGLVKMLDPKYNPEHFEDARFLGRGTCTVSQIFYTSPSRCAVADSCSISIDRRMTAGETWESCLQEIRDLPAVKKYGDDVQVSMYNYDRPSWTGEVYETEAYFPTWINKESAPHVAAMVEAHKALFGDERQGPDCAMDLRHRPLVDKWTFSTNCVAIQGRYGIPCVGYGPGAESQAHAPNEVTYKDDLVAAAALYVASVNLYDGDAVCESATEFRADNLGTDNDGE, encoded by the coding sequence GTGAACAAAGAGCTCGACTACCAGAAGATCAAGGACGCGGCCGAGGCGTACCGCCCCCAGATGACCGCCTTCCTGCGTGCCATGATCTCCAAGCCCAGCGAGAGCTGCGAGGAGGGCGAGGTCGTCGCTGTCATCAAGGCCGAGATGGAGAAGCTCGGCTTCGACGAGGTCAAGGTCGACGGACTCGGCAACGTCATGGGCTTCATGGGCGACGGCGACAAGATCATCGCCCTCGACGGCCACATCGACACCGTGGGCATCGGCAATATCGACAACTGGAACGCCGACCCCTACGAGGGCTATGAGACCGACGACGTCATCTACGGCCGCGGCGGCTCCGACCAGGAGGGCGGCGTCTGCTCCGCCACCTACGCCGCCAAGATCATGAAGGATCTCGGCCTCATCCCCGAGGGCTACAAGATCATGGTCGTCGGCACCGTCCAGGAAGAGGACTGCGACGGCATGTGCTGGCAGTACATCTACAACAAGGACGGCATCAAGCCCGAGTTCGTCATCTCCACCGAGCCCACCGACGGCGGCATCTACCGCGGCCACCGCGGCCGTATGGAGATCCGCGTGGACGTCAAGGGCGTCTCCTGCCACGGCTCCGCCCCCGAGCGCGGCGACAACGCCATCTACAAGATGGCCGACATCATCGCCGACGTCCGCGACCTCAACAACAACGGTTGCGACGAGTCCACCGAGATCCGCGGCCTCGTGAAGATGCTCGACCCCAAGTACAACCCCGAGCACTTCGAGGACGCCCGCTTCCTGGGCCGCGGCACCTGCACCGTCTCCCAGATCTTCTACACCTCGCCCTCGCGCTGCGCCGTGGCCGACTCCTGCTCCATCTCCATCGACCGCCGTATGACCGCCGGCGAGACCTGGGAGAGCTGCCTCCAGGAGATCCGCGACCTCCCCGCGGTGAAGAAGTACGGCGACGACGTCCAGGTCTCCATGTACAACTACGACCGTCCCAGCTGGACGGGCGAGGTCTACGAGACCGAGGCCTACTTCCCCACGTGGATCAACAAGGAGTCCGCGCCCCACGTGGCCGCCATGGTGGAGGCCCACAAGGCCCTCTTCGGCGACGAGCGCCAGGGACCCGACTGCGCCATGGACCTGCGTCACCGCCCCCTCGTGGACAAGTGGACCTTCTCCACTAACTGCGTGGCCATCCAGGGCCGCTACGGCATCCCCTGCGTGGGCTACGGCCCCGGCGCCGAGTCCCAGGCCCACGCCCCCAACGAGGTCACCTACAAGGACGACCTCGTGGCCGCCGCCGCCCTCTACGTGGCCTCCGTCAACCTCTACGACGGCGACGCCGTCTGCGAGTCCGCCACCGAGTTCCGCGCCGACAACCTCGGCACCGACAACGACGGCGAGTAA
- the ygeW gene encoding knotted carbamoyltransferase YgeW, with translation MDAQLQKLIDKLDTLDFSDMYENDFLLTWDKSKDDLEAVIAVANALRNLRERNISPRIFDSGLGISIFRDNSTRTRFSFASACNMLGLTVQDLDEKKSQIAHGETVRETATMVSFMADVIGVRDDMYIGEGHKYQKEVIASVDESYKDGILNQKPTLVSLQCDIDHPTQSMADLLYIADQFGGVENLKGKKIAMSWAYSPSYAKPLSVPQAIIGLMTRFGMDVVLAHPEGYDVMPEVEDVARKNAQESGGTFTKTNDMAEAFKGADIVIPKSWAPFVGMEERTKLYAAGDFDGIDALEQKLLEQNKQHMDWVTTPELMATTNNAIYMHPLPADIEGVSCEHGEVTNDVFEAHRVGMYKEASYKPYAIAAMIFLAKCKDPQATLRALDAADKPRLFQEK, from the coding sequence ATGGACGCTCAGCTTCAGAAGCTCATCGACAAGCTCGACACCCTCGACTTCTCGGACATGTACGAGAACGACTTCCTGCTCACCTGGGACAAGTCCAAGGACGACCTCGAGGCCGTCATCGCCGTCGCCAACGCCCTGCGCAACCTCCGCGAGCGCAACATCAGCCCGCGCATCTTCGACTCGGGCCTCGGCATCTCCATCTTCCGTGACAACTCCACCCGCACCCGCTTCTCCTTCGCGAGCGCCTGCAACATGCTCGGCCTGACCGTCCAGGACCTCGACGAGAAGAAGTCCCAGATCGCCCACGGCGAGACCGTGCGCGAGACGGCCACCATGGTCTCCTTCATGGCCGACGTCATCGGCGTCCGCGACGACATGTACATCGGCGAGGGCCACAAGTACCAGAAGGAGGTCATCGCCTCGGTCGACGAGTCCTACAAGGACGGCATCCTCAACCAGAAGCCGACGCTCGTCTCCCTCCAGTGCGACATCGACCACCCCACGCAGTCCATGGCCGACCTCCTCTACATCGCCGACCAGTTCGGCGGCGTCGAGAACCTCAAGGGCAAGAAGATCGCCATGTCCTGGGCCTACTCGCCCAGCTACGCCAAGCCCCTCTCCGTGCCCCAGGCCATCATCGGCCTCATGACCCGCTTCGGCATGGACGTCGTCCTGGCCCACCCCGAGGGCTACGACGTCATGCCCGAGGTCGAGGACGTGGCCCGCAAGAACGCCCAGGAGTCCGGCGGCACCTTCACCAAGACCAACGACATGGCCGAGGCTTTCAAGGGCGCCGACATCGTGATCCCCAAGAGCTGGGCTCCGTTCGTGGGCATGGAGGAGCGCACCAAGCTCTACGCCGCCGGCGACTTCGACGGCATCGATGCCCTCGAGCAGAAGCTCCTCGAGCAGAACAAGCAGCACATGGACTGGGTGACCACCCCCGAGCTCATGGCCACCACCAACAACGCCATCTACATGCACCCGCTGCCCGCCGACATCGAGGGTGTCTCCTGCGAGCACGGCGAGGTCACCAACGACGTCTTCGAGGCGCACCGCGTGGGCATGTACAAGGAGGCCAGCTACAAGCCGTACGCCATCGCGGCCATGATCTTCCTGGCCAAGTGCAAGGACCCGCAGGCCACCCTGCGCGCCCTCGACGCCGCCGACAAGCCCCGTCTCTTCCAGGAGAAGTAA
- a CDS encoding NTP transferase domain-containing protein: MRPSVHASLVDGDGARFFGPGPCRLLEGVDRLGSLSAVAREMGMSYSKANRVVKNAEQACGFPLLARRIGGADGGSSELTPRGADLLARYRAFEAACSDAADAAFASCFEGLFGMPRCACVVLANGRSERFGSQKLLADLDGRPVLAHTLAALPEGLLDTVVAAASGPVADLAEGLGLTCVAPNGPDISDSVRAGLSAVGDAAGCLFVCGDQPRLAPGDVFALVACHQANPGAVVRLASRGEPGNPVLWPRDLFGALAGVEGDRGGAALIASRPDVAARVVTVEALGPESVADVDTPEELRRLGSCQ, encoded by the coding sequence ATGAGGCCTTCGGTACATGCGTCGCTGGTGGACGGGGACGGTGCCCGGTTCTTCGGGCCGGGGCCCTGCCGGCTCCTGGAGGGCGTCGACCGCCTCGGGAGCCTCTCCGCCGTGGCGCGCGAGATGGGCATGAGCTACTCCAAGGCCAACCGCGTGGTCAAGAACGCCGAGCAGGCCTGTGGCTTCCCGCTGCTGGCCCGCCGCATCGGCGGCGCCGACGGCGGCTCGTCGGAGCTTACGCCCCGGGGCGCCGACCTCCTCGCGCGCTACCGCGCCTTCGAGGCCGCCTGCTCCGATGCCGCGGACGCCGCGTTCGCCTCGTGCTTCGAGGGGCTCTTCGGCATGCCCCGGTGCGCCTGTGTGGTGCTCGCCAACGGCCGCTCGGAGCGGTTCGGCTCCCAGAAGCTCCTCGCCGACCTCGACGGCCGGCCGGTGCTTGCGCACACGCTCGCAGCGCTGCCCGAGGGGCTCCTCGACACCGTGGTCGCGGCGGCCTCTGGGCCCGTCGCGGACCTCGCCGAGGGCCTGGGCCTCACCTGTGTGGCCCCCAACGGCCCCGACATCTCCGACTCCGTGAGGGCCGGCCTCTCCGCCGTGGGCGACGCGGCCGGCTGCCTCTTCGTCTGCGGCGACCAGCCCCGGCTCGCGCCCGGGGACGTCTTCGCCCTCGTTGCCTGCCACCAGGCCAACCCCGGCGCTGTCGTCCGGCTCGCGTCCCGCGGCGAGCCCGGCAACCCCGTGCTCTGGCCGCGCGACCTGTTCGGTGCCCTGGCCGGCGTCGAGGGGGACCGCGGGGGCGCCGCGCTCATCGCCTCCAGGCCCGACGTCGCCGCGCGCGTGGTGACCGTGGAGGCCCTGGGGCCGGAGTCCGTCGCCGACGTCGACACGCCCGAGGAGCTCCGGCGCCTCGGCTCCTGCCAGTGA
- the hydA gene encoding dihydropyrimidinase, protein MKLIADGILVTPAGPVRGDLVLDGGSIADVVPGGVASRDGFDEVYDASGCYVYPGFIDAHTHMQCWTGMDWTADSFETGTRAAACGGTTTIVDYATQDRGTTMPDALAEWHRRADGTCTANYGFHMAIAEWNNETKADIPAMFDAGVTSFKTYFAYDHLRLPDDQMLDVLETIRPGGGILCVHCENGDLVDSLQRRVFDAGVTGPEGHPMSRPAICEAEAISRLMYLAELSGARVNVVHLSTALGLEAVEAAKARGVDVCVESCPQYLILDDTCFLEPDFQGAKYVMSPPPRKPHDRSVLQDALVDGSIDTLATDHCSFNLFGQKDRGVGDFRKIPNGGPGVEHRPALIQTLFADELGPEDFCRLMSENPARVFGMYPEKGRLAAGSDADVCVWDPSVAWTISVKNQHQAVDYTPYEGFEARGMPRYVFVNGELAAENGEPTGAKPGRYVPRHAGCEPRRVDDGPEVP, encoded by the coding sequence ATGAAACTCATCGCCGACGGCATCCTCGTCACCCCCGCCGGGCCCGTGCGGGGCGACCTCGTCCTGGACGGCGGCTCCATCGCCGACGTCGTCCCCGGCGGCGTGGCCTCGCGCGACGGCTTCGACGAGGTCTACGACGCGTCGGGCTGCTACGTCTATCCCGGTTTCATCGACGCCCACACCCACATGCAGTGCTGGACCGGCATGGACTGGACCGCCGACTCCTTCGAGACCGGCACCCGTGCGGCGGCCTGCGGCGGCACCACCACCATCGTGGACTACGCCACCCAGGACCGCGGCACCACCATGCCCGACGCCCTGGCTGAGTGGCACCGCCGCGCCGACGGCACGTGCACGGCCAACTACGGCTTCCACATGGCCATCGCCGAGTGGAACAACGAGACCAAGGCCGACATCCCGGCCATGTTCGACGCCGGCGTGACCTCGTTCAAGACGTACTTCGCCTACGACCACCTGCGCCTCCCCGACGACCAGATGCTCGACGTCCTGGAGACGATAAGGCCCGGGGGCGGCATCCTCTGCGTCCACTGCGAGAACGGCGACCTCGTGGACAGCCTCCAGCGGCGCGTCTTCGACGCCGGCGTCACCGGCCCCGAGGGCCATCCCATGAGCCGACCGGCCATCTGCGAGGCCGAGGCGATCTCGCGCCTCATGTACCTCGCCGAGCTCTCCGGCGCCCGCGTCAACGTGGTGCACCTCTCCACGGCCCTGGGCCTCGAGGCCGTCGAGGCCGCCAAGGCCCGCGGCGTGGACGTGTGCGTGGAGTCGTGCCCGCAGTACCTCATCCTCGACGACACGTGTTTCCTCGAGCCCGACTTCCAGGGCGCCAAGTACGTCATGAGCCCGCCGCCCCGCAAGCCCCACGACCGCTCCGTGCTGCAGGACGCCCTGGTGGACGGCTCCATCGACACCCTGGCCACCGATCACTGCTCCTTCAACCTCTTCGGCCAGAAGGACCGCGGCGTCGGCGACTTCCGCAAGATCCCCAACGGCGGTCCCGGTGTGGAGCACCGGCCCGCCCTCATCCAAACCCTCTTTGCCGACGAGCTGGGTCCCGAGGACTTCTGCCGGCTCATGAGCGAGAACCCCGCCCGCGTGTTCGGCATGTATCCCGAGAAGGGCCGGCTGGCCGCCGGCTCGGACGCCGACGTCTGCGTGTGGGACCCCTCCGTGGCCTGGACCATCTCGGTCAAGAACCAGCACCAGGCCGTGGACTACACCCCCTACGAGGGCTTCGAGGCCCGGGGCATGCCCCGGTACGTGTTCGTCAACGGCGAGCTCGCTGCCGAGAACGGCGAGCCCACCGGCGCCAAGCCCGGCCGCTACGTGCCGCGCCACGCCGGCTGCGAGCCGCGTCGCGTCGACGACGGCCCCGAGGTCCCGTAA
- a CDS encoding Rid family detoxifying hydrolase has product MNNRAVTTVNAPAAIGPYSQAVAAEGLSINVSGQLPIDPATGEFAGDDIASQTRQSLTNVKNILAEAGASMADVVETTVLLTDIAEFGAMNEVYAEFFSEPFPARAAFQVVALPKGAKVEIKAVARV; this is encoded by the coding sequence ATGAACAACCGCGCCGTCACCACCGTCAACGCCCCCGCCGCCATCGGCCCCTACAGCCAGGCCGTGGCCGCCGAGGGTCTCTCGATCAACGTCTCGGGCCAGCTGCCCATCGACCCGGCCACCGGCGAGTTCGCCGGCGACGACATCGCCAGCCAGACCCGTCAGAGCCTCACCAACGTCAAGAACATCCTCGCCGAGGCCGGCGCCTCCATGGCCGACGTCGTGGAGACCACCGTGCTGCTCACCGACATCGCCGAGTTCGGCGCCATGAACGAGGTCTATGCCGAGTTCTTCTCCGAGCCCTTCCCGGCCCGCGCCGCCTTTCAGGTGGTGGCCCTGCCCAAGGGCGCCAAGGTCGAGATCAAGGCCGTGGCCCGCGTCTAG
- the yqeC gene encoding selenium cofactor biosynthesis protein YqeC, whose translation MNILDFLRTAPGVTPVVGSGGKSSLLAHLARTLPGTAVLATTTRVLPFDGMPCLGDASPDEVARALQRHRAVCVGAPAERDKLAEPSCGVAALASAADYVLVEADGSKRLPLKAHAPREPVVPEGARPTVLMMGASGFGRAVAEAVHRPNTFCGLVGGSPLDEATPELVARAVVAEGLAGTVLVNQVDPGDGAAMAVAERFAAALREAGFSGRVGAGSVRADHVREL comes from the coding sequence ATGAATATTCTTGACTTCCTTCGAACGGCACCGGGCGTCACGCCGGTGGTGGGGAGCGGCGGCAAGTCGTCGCTCCTCGCCCATCTCGCCCGGACGCTCCCCGGCACGGCGGTGCTCGCCACGACCACGCGCGTGCTGCCCTTCGACGGCATGCCGTGCCTGGGCGACGCCTCGCCCGACGAGGTGGCCCGGGCCCTCCAGCGCCACCGGGCGGTGTGCGTGGGCGCGCCGGCTGAGCGCGACAAGCTCGCGGAGCCCTCCTGCGGCGTCGCCGCGCTGGCGTCGGCGGCCGATTACGTGCTCGTGGAGGCCGACGGCTCCAAGCGGCTGCCGCTCAAGGCCCACGCCCCCCGGGAGCCCGTGGTGCCGGAGGGGGCGCGGCCGACGGTGCTCATGATGGGCGCCTCCGGGTTCGGCCGCGCGGTGGCCGAGGCCGTGCACCGCCCCAACACCTTCTGCGGCCTGGTGGGCGGCTCCCCGCTCGACGAGGCCACGCCGGAGCTTGTGGCCCGCGCCGTGGTCGCCGAGGGGCTTGCGGGCACCGTCCTCGTGAACCAGGTTGATCCGGGCGACGGCGCCGCCATGGCTGTGGCCGAGCGGTTCGCGGCGGCCCTGCGGGAGGCCGGCTTCTCCGGCCGCGTGGGAGCGGGGTCCGTGCGGGCCGACCACGTGCGGGAGCTCTAG